TCGAAATCGTGAAGACCGGATGCCAGGGCATGTGCCAGAAGGGCCCGATCATGAAGATGGAACCCCATGGGGCGGAAGACGTATTTTATCAGAAGGTAAAACCCGAGGAGGCATCGTCGCTCATAAACTATACGTTCATGAGCCGGACCCCTTACCGGCAGGCCCTCTATAGAGAAGATTTCATGAGCGACCCGACGACGGAGATGCTCGATCTTCCCTTTTACAAGAAACAGGTGAGAATCGCCTTGAGAAACAACGACAAGATAGACCCCACGAACATCCATCACTATATCGCTGTGGGCGGATATGCCGCTCTCGAGAAGGCACTCTCTTCGATGAGTCCCGACGATGTTCTCCATGAGATCGACAGGGCGATGTTAAGGGGGAGAGGGGGGGCGGGATTCCCGGCCGGTCAGA
This is a stretch of genomic DNA from Thermodesulfovibrionales bacterium. It encodes these proteins:
- a CDS encoding NAD(P)H-dependent oxidoreductase subunit E encodes the protein MERLESIQNLGRLREKLATEVFLPGRERARVCCGTACTASGSSKVIQSLEAEAEKRGLDIEIVKTGCQGMCQKGPIMKMEPHGAEDVFYQKVKPEEASSLINYTFMSRTPYRQALYREDFMSDPTTEMLDLPFYKKQVRIALRNNDKIDPTNIHHYIAVGGYAALEKALSSMSPDDVLHEIDRAMLRGRGGAGFPAGQ